One window of Cervus canadensis isolate Bull #8, Minnesota chromosome 19, ASM1932006v1, whole genome shotgun sequence genomic DNA carries:
- the LOC122422170 gene encoding pro-opiomelanocortin-like has protein sequence MGFQEEVFPAVELLVEASLSLPAALLPEGPLQSAQIWRRGPEARGGSGGGRRPRAPRRWRRDGPREDKRSYSMEHFRWGKPVGKKRRPVKVYPNGAEDESAQAFPLEFKRELTGERLQQAPGPEAQAESAAARAELEYGLVAEAEAAEKKDEGPYKMEHFRWGSPPKDKRYCGFMTSEKSLTPLSRCSKTPSSRTPTRRASEGAAGRSLSPRKVDPEGLSSALLPPRSPGEDSPRQ, from the exons ATGGGTTTTCAGGAAGAGGTATTTCCAGCTGTGGAGCTCCTTGTGGAGGCATCCTTGTCTCTGCCGGCTGCCCTGCTTCCCGAGGGTCCACTGCAGTCTGCGCAG aTTTGGCGGCGCGGCCCAGAAGCGCGAGGAGGAAGTGGCGGTGGGCGAAGGCCCCGGGCCCCGCGGCGATGGCGCCGAGACGGTCCGCGCGAGGACAAGCGTTCTTACTCCATGGAACACTTCCGCTGGGGCAAGCCGGTGGGCAAGAAGCGGCGCCCGGTGAAGGTGTACCCCAACGGGGCCGAGGACGAGTCTGCCCAGGCCTTTCCCCTCGAATTCAAGAGGGAGTTGACCGGGGAGAGGCTCCAGCAGGCGCCCGGCCCCGAGGCCCAGGCTGAGAGCGCAGCCGCCCGGGCTGAGCTGGAGTACGGCCTGGTGGCGGAGGCTGAGGCGGCCGAGAAGAAGGACGAGGGGCCCTATAAGATGGAACACTTCCGCTGGGGCAGCCCGCCCAAGGACAAGCGCTACTGCGGGTTCATGACCTCCGAGAAGAGCCTAACGCCCTTGTCACGCTGTTCAAAAACGCCATCATCAAGAACGCCCACAAGAAGGGCCAGTGAGGGCGCAGCAGGCAGGAGCCTTTCTCCGCGGAAAGTTGACCCCGAAGGCCTCTCTTCTGCTCTCCTGCCGCCTCGCAGCCCGGGTGAGGACTCGCCCAGGCAGTGA